A genome region from Gadus chalcogrammus isolate NIFS_2021 chromosome 5, NIFS_Gcha_1.0, whole genome shotgun sequence includes the following:
- the LOC130382586 gene encoding ribosome quality control complex subunit NEMF-like — protein sequence MKTRFNTVDIRAVIAEINANYLGMRVNNVYDIDTKTYLIRLQKPDTKAILLVESGVRIHSTDFEWPKNNMPSGFAMKCRKHLKSRRLTQVKQLGIDRIVDIQFGSDEAAYHLIVELYDRGNIILADHEYTILNLLRFRTAEVEDVKIAVRERYPVENARPPEPLISLERLSEVLSKATHGDQVKRVLNPHLPYGATLIEHCLIEVGLSGAVKVDSQAHAAQAPKILEALQMAETYMEKTESFEGKGYIIQKSEKKPSLAADKPCEELLTYEEFHPFLFAQNTKGPHLEFDTFDKAVDEFYSKMEGQRIDMKALHQEKQAMKKLDNVKKDHEHRLVALHQAQEVDRVKGELVEMNLAVVERALQVVRSALANQVDWAEIGLIVKEAQEAGDPVACAIKELKLQTNHITMLLKNPYVVEDDQEADEEEEEVAEKKVQKGKKNKRDKGPATKLQKDKPMLVDVDLSLSAYANAKKYYDHKRTAAKKEQKTVEAAEKAFKSAEKKTKKTLKEVQTVTTIQKARKVYWFEKFLWFISSENYLVIAGRDQQQNEMIVKRYLRAGDIYVHADLHGATSCVIKNPSGIPIPPRSLTEAGTMAVCYSAAWDAKVITSAWWVHHHQVSKTAPTGEYLTTGSFMIRGKKNYMPPSYLMMGFSFVFKVDEQSVFRHRGERKVKTVEEDMEAETSSAAELLEDGEELIGDDSSNEGEGEEGGEGEKMGEAAPKELPLIPEEEKEGVKEEEEEAEEEEEEEEEEGEGVVEVEENEDDICFPDTTISLSHLQPGRPAALAIFPKEETIQVDADAMGRKHMTAKQRREEKKKKQKEGEAKGEEEEKKTDSLPAVRATSQENKGGGGATAFTQEPPKRGQKNKLKKIKDKYRDQDEEDKELMMKLLGSAGSAKEEKEKGKKGKKGKEEPVKRGPQKPRVAAPPVRIEVCAEGEDPGEPPAEPEDKDDEVDQDNPGAEEAENLLTSLTGQPHAEDVLLFAVPVCAPYTALSNYKHKVKLTPGAQKKGKAARTAVLSFMKAREVTVREKDLFRSVKDTDLSRNMPGKVKVSAPNLLAAKRK from the exons ATGAAAACGAGATTCAATACCGTGGACATTAGGGCAGTCATTGCTGAGATAAATGCCAA CTACCTTGGCATGAGAGTCAACAATGTCTATGACATCGACACTAAGACGTATCTCATCCGCCTGCAAAA GCCTGATACCAAAGCTATTCTTTTGGTTGAGTCCGGAGTTCGCATTCACTCTACAGACTTTGAATGGCCCAAAAATAACATGCCTTCTGGCTTTGCTATGAAG TGCCGAAAGCACCTAAAGTCAAGGCGCTTGACACAGGTGAAGCAGCTTGGAATTGACCGCATTGTTGACATCCAGTTTGGCTCAGACGAGGCTGCTTACCACTTAATCGTGGAACTCTATGACAGG GGCAACATAATCTTGGCAGACCATGAATACACCATCCTAAATCTGCTGCGGTTCCGCACTGCTGAGGTGGAGGATGTGAAGATCGCAGTGAGAGAACGGTATCCTGTGGAGAATGCGCGCCCGCCGGAGCCTCTGATCAGCCTGGAGAG ACTGAGTGAAGTCCTCTCGAAAGCAACCCATGGAGACCAAGTGAAACGGGTCCTTAATCCCCACCTTC CCTATGGAGCCACTCTGATAGAGCACTGTTTGATAGAGGTGGGTCTATCAGGGGCAGTGAAAGTGGACAGCCAAGCACACGCTGCTCAAG cccCAAAGATCCTGGAAGCCCTGCAGATGGCTGAAACATACATGGAGAAAACTGAAAGCTTCGAAGGAAAA GGTTACATCATTCAAAAGAGTGAGAAGAAGCCAAGCTTAGCTGCAGACAAACCCTGCGAAGAACTGCTCAC GTATGAAGAGTTTCATCCATTCCTATTTGCTCAGAATACAAAGGGCCCACATTTGGAGTTTGACACATTTGACAAG GCAGTGGATGAGTTCTACTCTAAGATGGAGGGCCAGAGGATCGACATGAAGGCCCTGCACCAGGAGAAGCAGGCCATGAAGAAGCTGGACAACGTTAAGAAGGACCATGAGCACAGGCTGGTGGCTCTGCACCAAGCCCAG GAGGTGGACAGGGTGAAGGGGGAGCTGGTGGAGATGAACCTGGCGGTGGTGGAGCGGGCCCTCCAGGTGGTCCGCAGCGCCCTGGCCAACCAGGTGGACTGGGCCGAGATCGGCCTCATCGTCAAGGAGGCGCAGGAGGCTGGGGACCCCGTGGCCTGTGCCATCAAGGAGCTGAAGCTGCAGACCAACCACATCACCATGCTGTTGAA GAACCCCTATGTTGTGGAAGACGACCAAGAggcagacgaggaggaggaagaggtggcagAGAAGAAGGTCCAGAAGGGGAAGAAGAACAAGAGGGACAAAGGGCCGGCCACCAAGCTACAGAAGGACAAGCCCATGCTGGTGGACGTGGACCTCAGCCTGTCGGCCTACGCCAACGCTAAGAA GTATTACGACCACAAAAGGACGGCAGCGAAGAAGGAGCAGAAAACGGTTGAGGCAGCAGAAAAG GCTTTTAAATCAGCAGAAAAAAAGACCAAGAAGACCCTCAAGGAGGTCCAGACGGTGACCACCATTCAGAAAGCCAGGAAGGTCTACTG GTTCGAGAAGTTCCTGTGGTTCATCAGCTCTGAGAACTACCTGGTGATCGCAGGAAGAGACCAGCAGCAGAACGAGATGATCGTCAAACGCTACCTGAGGGCTG GTGACATCTATGTTCATGCTGATCTCCATGGAGCAACGAGCTGTGTCATCAAAAATCCATCAG GGATTCCTATCCCCCCTCGTAGCCTGACGGAGGCTGGTACTATGGCTGTGTGCTACAGCGCCGCCTGGGACGCCAAGGTCATCACCAGCGCCTGGtgggtccaccaccaccag GTCTCCAAAACGGCTCCCACTGGAGAGTATCTGACTACTGGAAGTTTTATGATCAGAG GGAAGAAGAACTACATGCCACCGTCATATTTAATGATGGGCTTCAGCTTCGTCTTCAAG GTGGACGAGCAGAGTGTGTTCAGGCACCgaggggagaggaaggtgaAGACCGTCGAGGAGGACATGGAGGCGGAGACGTCCAGTGCGGCGGAACTGctggaggatggggaggagttGATCG GGGACGACAGCAGCAacgaaggagagggggaggagggaggagaaggagagaagatgGGAGAGGCAGCTCCCAAAGAGCTTCCACTTATccctgaggaggagaaggagggcgtcaaggaggaggaggaggaggcggaggaggaagaagaggaagaggaggaggagggggagggagtagTGGAAGTCGAGGAGAATGAAGACGACATCTGCTTTCCAGACACCACCATATCCCTCTCCCACTTACAGCCTGGCAG GCCTGCTGCTCTTGCCATTTTCCCAAAGGAAGAGACCATCCAG GTTGATGCGGATGCCATGGGGAGAAAGCACATGACCGCCAAGCAGAGAAG ggaagagaagaagaagaagcagaaggaggGTGAGGCtaagggcgaggaggaggagaagaaaacaGACAGTTTGCCTGCTGTCCGGGCCACCAGCCAGGAGaataagggaggaggaggagctacagCATTCACCCAGGAACCCCCCAAgaggggtcaaaag AACAAGCTCAAGAAGATCAAGGATAAGTACCGGGACCAGGATGAAGAGGACAAGGAGCTGATGATGAAGCTGCTGGGG TCCGCTGGCTCCgccaaggaggagaaggagaagggcaaGAAGGGCAAGAAGGGGAAAGAGGAGCCGGTCAAAAGAGGACCCCAGAAACCCCGCGTGGCGGCGCCCCCAGTGAGGATAGAGGTTTGTGCTGAGGGGGAGGACCCAGGAGAGCCCCCCGCCGAACCAGAGGACAAG GACGATGAGGTGGACCAGGATAACCCTGGAGCAGAG GAAGCAGagaacctcctcacctctctgacTGGCCAGCCCCATGCAGAGGACGTGCTGCTGTTTGCCGTGCCCGTCTGTGCACCCTACACCGCCCTCTCCAACTACAA GCATAAGGTGAAATTGACGCCAGGCGCTCAAAAGAAGGGCAAAG CTGCGCGCACTGCAGTCCTCAGCTTCATGAAAGCCAGGGaggtcacagtgagagagaaggaccTGTTCCGCAGCGTCAAG GATACGGACCTGTCAAGGAACATGCCTGGCAAAGTTAAAGTATCTGCACCAAACCTACTGGCGGCCAAGAGGAAATGA
- the LOC130382589 gene encoding MAPK/MAK/MRK overlapping kinase-like isoform X2, giving the protein MTGYKIIKKIGEGTFSEVVKTQSVKDGKFYACKTMKQTITSLEQANNLREVQAMKRLSPHTNIIQLHELIFDKESGTLSLICELMDMNMYEFIQGRQSPVPETTIKQYMYQLCKSLEHMHRCGIFHRDVKPENILIKQDTLKLGDFGSCRSVHSKPPHTEYISTRWYRAPECLLTDGYYSLKMDVWSTGCVFFEIFSLNPLFPGSNELDQIAKIHDVLGTPEVSVLQKFKQSRAMCFDFPPKKGSGISRLIPNCPAPALSLLYQMLAYDPDERISAQMALQHTYFREIRLAEKKSESLMRTIEAVEAGDTGKMPHSIEHIWRPARIGKQVRGRHSRQTSLLSHSIKHGTEPLMRRNIPHYAAELPKLNMVVPGPQVSYQAAMVPPHAGVHRNSLPAISTKKCHSRLAKPRDESHRAGLKAYYMPPLDRKRGGY; this is encoded by the exons ATGACAG GCTACAAAATAATCAAAAAGATTGGGGAAGGAACATTTTCAGAGGTGGTGAAAACTCAAAGTGTGAAAGATGGGAAATTCTACGCTTGCAAAACCATGAAGCAGACAATTACCAG TCTAGAGCAGGCGAACAACCTTAGGGAAGTCCAGGCCATGAAGAGACTCAGCCCACACACCAATATCATTCAGCTGCATGAGCTGATATT TGACAAAGAATCTGGCACCCTGTCCTTGATTTGTGAACTGATGGACATGAACATGTATGAATTCATACAAG GTAGACAATCTCCAGTGCCTGAGACCACGATCAAACAATACATGTACCAGCTTTGTAAATCTCTAGAGCATATGCACAG GTGTGGCATCTTTCACCGAGATGTGAAGCCAGAAAATATTCTCATTAAA CAAGACACCCTTAAGCTGGGAGATTTTGGATCCTGCCGGAGTGTGCACTCCAAACCTCCGCACACAGAGTACATTTCCACTCGCTGGTACCGGGCCCCTGAGTGCCTCCTCACAGATGGATACTACAGCCTAAAAATGGACGTCTGGAGCACCGGCTGCGTTTTCTTTGAGATCTTCAG CTTGAACCCTCTGTTCCCTGGATCGAATGAACTAGACCAGATTGCCAAGATCCACGATGTGCTGGGGACACCAGAAGTCAGCGTCCTGCAAAAATTCAAGCA GTCCCGGGCGATGTGTTTCGATTTCCCCCCTAAAAAGGGAAGTGGTATCTCCCGGCTGATCCCCAACTGTCCGGCACCAGCCCTGTCTTTGCTGTACCAGATGTTGGCCTACGACCCAGATGAGCGCATCTCCGCGCAGATGGCCTTGCAGCACACTTACTTCCGGGAAATCAG ACTGGCTGAGAAGAAAAGTGAAAGTCTGATGAGGACTATTGAGGCAGTTGAGGCAGGGGACACTGGTAAGATGCCTCATTCTATAGAGCACATCTGGCGGCCAGCCCGAATCGGCAAGCAAGTGAGGGGAAGACACTCAAGACAGACTTCTTTATTAAGT CATAGCATAAAACATGGAACCGAGCCCCTGATGAGACGCAACATCCCCCACTATGCAGCGGAGTTACCCAAGCTCAACATGGTGGTGCCGGGACCCCAGGTCTCCTACCAAGCCGCCATGGTGCCTCCTCACGCTGGGGTCCACCGGAACTCACTGCCTGCAATCTCAACCAAGAAGTGCCATTCACGGTTGGCCAAG CCCAGGGATGAGTCACATCGTGCCGGGCTCAAGGCCTACTACATGCCACCTCTAGACAGAAAACGTGGAGGTTACTGA
- the LOC130382589 gene encoding MAPK/MAK/MRK overlapping kinase-like isoform X1: MMHYSNWLIGVKNRASIRNACKTPNIEEDSRGHPVEMQKKNPSTNRKASGLTLAFGISLWKKGYKIIKKIGEGTFSEVVKTQSVKDGKFYACKTMKQTITSLEQANNLREVQAMKRLSPHTNIIQLHELIFDKESGTLSLICELMDMNMYEFIQGRQSPVPETTIKQYMYQLCKSLEHMHRCGIFHRDVKPENILIKQDTLKLGDFGSCRSVHSKPPHTEYISTRWYRAPECLLTDGYYSLKMDVWSTGCVFFEIFSLNPLFPGSNELDQIAKIHDVLGTPEVSVLQKFKQSRAMCFDFPPKKGSGISRLIPNCPAPALSLLYQMLAYDPDERISAQMALQHTYFREIRLAEKKSESLMRTIEAVEAGDTGKMPHSIEHIWRPARIGKQVRGRHSRQTSLLSHSIKHGTEPLMRRNIPHYAAELPKLNMVVPGPQVSYQAAMVPPHAGVHRNSLPAISTKKCHSRLAKPRDESHRAGLKAYYMPPLDRKRGGY; this comes from the exons ATGATGCACTACTCAAACTGGCTTATTGGAGTGAAAAACAGGGCAAGCATTAGAAATGCATGTAAAACGCCTAACATCGAAGAGGACAGCAGAGGACATCCCGTCGAAATGCAGAAAAAGAACCCATCGACTAATCGAAAAGCATCCGGGCTGACGTTAGCGTTCGGCATATCCCTTTGGAAAAAAG GCTACAAAATAATCAAAAAGATTGGGGAAGGAACATTTTCAGAGGTGGTGAAAACTCAAAGTGTGAAAGATGGGAAATTCTACGCTTGCAAAACCATGAAGCAGACAATTACCAG TCTAGAGCAGGCGAACAACCTTAGGGAAGTCCAGGCCATGAAGAGACTCAGCCCACACACCAATATCATTCAGCTGCATGAGCTGATATT TGACAAAGAATCTGGCACCCTGTCCTTGATTTGTGAACTGATGGACATGAACATGTATGAATTCATACAAG GTAGACAATCTCCAGTGCCTGAGACCACGATCAAACAATACATGTACCAGCTTTGTAAATCTCTAGAGCATATGCACAG GTGTGGCATCTTTCACCGAGATGTGAAGCCAGAAAATATTCTCATTAAA CAAGACACCCTTAAGCTGGGAGATTTTGGATCCTGCCGGAGTGTGCACTCCAAACCTCCGCACACAGAGTACATTTCCACTCGCTGGTACCGGGCCCCTGAGTGCCTCCTCACAGATGGATACTACAGCCTAAAAATGGACGTCTGGAGCACCGGCTGCGTTTTCTTTGAGATCTTCAG CTTGAACCCTCTGTTCCCTGGATCGAATGAACTAGACCAGATTGCCAAGATCCACGATGTGCTGGGGACACCAGAAGTCAGCGTCCTGCAAAAATTCAAGCA GTCCCGGGCGATGTGTTTCGATTTCCCCCCTAAAAAGGGAAGTGGTATCTCCCGGCTGATCCCCAACTGTCCGGCACCAGCCCTGTCTTTGCTGTACCAGATGTTGGCCTACGACCCAGATGAGCGCATCTCCGCGCAGATGGCCTTGCAGCACACTTACTTCCGGGAAATCAG ACTGGCTGAGAAGAAAAGTGAAAGTCTGATGAGGACTATTGAGGCAGTTGAGGCAGGGGACACTGGTAAGATGCCTCATTCTATAGAGCACATCTGGCGGCCAGCCCGAATCGGCAAGCAAGTGAGGGGAAGACACTCAAGACAGACTTCTTTATTAAGT CATAGCATAAAACATGGAACCGAGCCCCTGATGAGACGCAACATCCCCCACTATGCAGCGGAGTTACCCAAGCTCAACATGGTGGTGCCGGGACCCCAGGTCTCCTACCAAGCCGCCATGGTGCCTCCTCACGCTGGGGTCCACCGGAACTCACTGCCTGCAATCTCAACCAAGAAGTGCCATTCACGGTTGGCCAAG CCCAGGGATGAGTCACATCGTGCCGGGCTCAAGGCCTACTACATGCCACCTCTAGACAGAAAACGTGGAGGTTACTGA